TAGTCGAGATACATATATATGTAACATATTTTTGAATAGAGCGTATACGCAACGATTTCTGCTCAAGGAAGGTTAACGTGGACTTAATGATGTGCCTTGTGCGTAGACACGCCTCCTTGATAACATCTATATATAGGTTGAATAAATATTAAAAACCACGTTCCACTGGGTGTACACATGGGTCACTCATCGACACTCGGCGAGACGTATACCCACGATATAGGCGTCCTGCAGCCAAAAACACGCAAGCACTCGCCTGCGTGGTTCTGGCCGCGACGCTCAGGTGCACTCACCTGCAATGCGCGAACGACTCGCACAGGTAACCGATTGAAGCGCTAAACATGCGAGGACAAACAACGGGAAGCACGCAAGCGCTTACATGTGCGTTCCTTGTCATCTGATTTTTAGCGCTTATTTTTTTATGTAGCTCTTATCAATAGCAAACGCAAACCTGCAAGCTTCACGAAACGTTTACGCCTTGCTTTCGTCCCATACACTGGAAAAATTGTGACGCGCGAGGCAAGGGAATGAAGATCGCGCACcatcacttctttatatatatgtAGTAGTACTCTTCACGTGCGACTGTTCTGCTTTCCGgaaacatttattgttttttttttttttttctttgacgttAACACCCACAACACACACACTGTTCAAAATTCGGTGGAATAATTTTTAAGGCAGTTGTCGAcccaaatttttgaaaaatataCCTTCCATGCTGAAAAATGCAGACGGGCTACTCTGAAAGACGACCACGACATCGTTGCTCCTCACTGGCGTGTGCGCTCCCCCCAcacagaataaataaataaataggaagGAGCGACCCGCGTGGCACCAGCGCGGACACATCGGCCACAGTCCTCGCACATCCAGTCGCGAGCCGCGTCGGCAAGCAGATCCTGCGCTCGTCTGACATGTCCATTTATTATTGCTAACCTATGGCGGCTTCGAGCTGGAGACGCACAGCGCGAACGGATTCCACCTCAGCCCCGGCCGCACACACTCGTTCCTGTACAGCTACGCGCGCGCACGAATAAATACTAGGGTCCTCCGGGGGGCCTCCGCTCGGGTCAGAGGTAGTTCATCAGGGGCGTCACCTCGGGCTCGTCTTTAGGGGAGTCCCGGAACTCGAAGCAGTAGTTGGCGCCCTCGTTGTTGTCCCAGTACTCCTGGTCTCCGACCACGTAGCGCACGCACATCTGGAGCTGCGCGTCGCCTTGGGGTGTGATGTAGACGTCGACACCGAAGCGGTCCGAGATACCGTCCGACGAGCCCGGCAGGTAGACAGCACGCAGGTCGCAGAAGGACCGCCAGTTGTCCTGCGAGTAACGCAGCACCACCAGCTTCTCGAAGGCCACGTTCAGCACCCGGATGACGGCGTGCAGGGCGCAGCCTGCCGACACGACTGACTCGAGGCAGACGCGTTGAGTGGTCAGCCGGGTCATGAAGTTTGGGCTGGCGCCGGGCTGCGAAAACAGTGGCTTCAGCTCCAGCGTGCACGGCGGTGGCGACCGCACCAGCGGCGCCAGCTGGAGGTGTGTGAAGGCAGAAGCCGGTACCAAGGGCAGCTCCTCGGACACGATGGTCCGCACGGCAGCCAGGTCGAGACCCAGCGCGTCGGCGAAGCGCACGATCTTCTTCTTGAACGGCGTACCCGGTGGACTCTTGCCGCTCTTGAGCGACGTGCTGCGTACCAGGACGGCGCGACCAccctcgtcgtcgtcgctgtctgCGGAGTCTCGTTTGGGGGGAGTGGCCGGCGGCATCTTGGTGTCTACGACGGGTGACAACGTCTCGGACGAGGACGAGGATGACTCGTCGGGCGGATGCTCCGGCAGTTCGGGCGCCGTGTGCGTCACCTTACGCGAGGGAGCCTCGGTGAATCGGTGCTTCGCGAAACGCGACGACCGAGGCCGGCTTGGAGACGCCCCCTGTGTTGAACTGCCGCTCGCCGGCAAGGAGCCCGCGTCGGGTGAAGCGTCCGTTGACGACATGGCGGGAGGCGAGGAAACAGCAACTGGAGAAGCGACAGTGGCCGCGGCGTCAGTGGTCACAGCGGCGACGGTAGTTGCGGCGGCCGCTGTATCGTCAGCGGCCGTAGGGTTGGCCGGAGCAGCAATTTTGCCAGACGAATTCTGCGCCGCCAGTGCCTTTTCCTCGTTGCTGGTCTCCGAGGAACCGCTGCCGTCACGAAATTCCTCGGCGAGCCCGTCAGCGGCGTCGTGAAAGGCGTCGTCCGAGAGGTCGCACGAGGAGTCGCTCTCGTTGTGCACCAGCACGCCAGGCCGCACCAGCTCCTGCACGATGGGGAAGGGAAAGCCGTCGTCCGGGGCGCGATGTGCCAGCGCGGCGCGCACCACGTCTCGCTCGGCTGGGTAGCGGCGCGGCTCCTCTTCCGCACTGCCCTTGACATTCACGGCGCTCTTGACCTCCAGCTCGCGAGGGACCACCGCGTCGGTAGCTACGGCGGGAGGCAGGAGCTCAGGTGGAGCCACGCTTCGGGGTTCCTCTACGACAACGTCTCGCCCGTCGGCAGCTGGCGGAGCTGTTTGCTCAGACGCCTGTGCATCGGCACCTTCATCGACGGAAGACGACGGGTCGTCAGCGTTGGAGCCCTGCTCGCAGTATTGAACGACGCAGTCGGTGGCCTGATCTTGGAGCAGGGAATAAAGCCGGTCGTAGAGAGCGCGGCCGGTACGTACCAGGAAGTTGGACGCGTCTTGCGGCGCCGGGGTGCTCGGCCAGGAACCCGTCGAGCCGTTGACAGAAGTGGACGACTGCGACTGTTGACGGCACGGCGGACAGCGCACCACCGCGGCGGGCCGGTCATCCATGGAAGTGAAAGGTTTGCAGTAAAGCTGCCTTGCCAGATACTCGGCGCGGAGCCGGCAGCTAGCGAGCCCAATCGCGCACGAGGACTGCCATTCGCTCGGGGTCATAGTCTCCCACGCGAAGAGACTGACGACTAAATATAGCGCGCGGACGACGCCATCGCACCGACCTCTGGGCGACCTTCCCGGACGAGGCGCTGCCGTCGACGACGCCGCCGGGCGGGACCGAGCCCGCACCGGCGGCGGCACGGCTCCACGGTGACCGCCATGGACTGGAACGAGCTGCGCCTACCGTCCTCAGCTTCGTCGTCCTCGTCAGCGCCGCCGCCGGCTGCCAGCAGGCCCcgggggcaacgccagagcagcTCGCGCGCCGCCTCAGGCTGCCTCGCCGCAGCTGGCCACTACGCCGCCGCCCGgccgcctccgccgccgacgGGGCCAGCTGCTCACTGAGGCGGCGCTGCACTCGCGCGGGTGCCTCGCGGCGGCCATCTTGAGCGGGagtttccccttcccccagtcgGTTGGAGTCTGTCGCGAAAGGAAGCACCGGGCGTCTGGCATTCCTAATCAAAGTTCCACCGTCGAACAGTTGCGAAGCGTTGATAAGAAACCTCATCTTGGGCAATAGTTCTTGCGCATGTGTCTGTGACAGCTGCCAGCGCCTCTTTCTGACAATTTTGTCGCACCAATCGGTAAATTTTGTCACCTCGAACGCCGATGATTTATGCATATTaagtgttcttttttgtttttttttcttctttctttaaatTCAGGCACCAGGGTATGCTGTTGTTGTGCCATTGTCGAAATGGCACTTACCTACAGGGAGATGGCCACTAGAATGACAAGGCTAAATATTCACGCTatggttacaaaaaaaaaaaaaaaaagaagaagaagaaatagaaaTATAACAGGCAATTAGTGCGGAAGCAGTAGGGCTAGAAAAAAAACCTGGAGGTAACcgttgacgaaaaaaaaatacagaaaaaaaaaaaatagctgccAAAAGGCACCCATAATATTCGTACAGCATAGACGGAAATTCTAGCAGGGTTATCTACCAGAAGCTTCACTAGCCGGCGAAAACCG
The DNA window shown above is from Dermacentor silvarum isolate Dsil-2018 chromosome 1, BIME_Dsil_1.4, whole genome shotgun sequence and carries:
- the LOC119435969 gene encoding glycogen-binding subunit 76A; its protein translation is MTPSEWQSSCAIGLASCRLRAEYLARQLYCKPFTSMDDRPAAVVRCPPCRQQSQSSTSVNGSTGSWPSTPAPQDASNFLVRTGRALYDRLYSLLQDQATDCVVQYCEQGSNADDPSSSVDEGADAQASEQTAPPAADGRDVVVEEPRSVAPPELLPPAVATDAVVPRELEVKSAVNVKGSAEEEPRRYPAERDVVRAALAHRAPDDGFPFPIVQELVRPGVLVHNESDSSCDLSDDAFHDAADGLAEEFRDGSGSSETSNEEKALAAQNSSGKIAAPANPTAADDTAAAATTVAAVTTDAAATVASPVAVSSPPAMSSTDASPDAGSLPASGSSTQGASPSRPRSSRFAKHRFTEAPSRKVTHTAPELPEHPPDESSSSSSETLSPVVDTKMPPATPPKRDSADSDDDEGGRAVLVRSTSLKSGKSPPGTPFKKKIVRFADALGLDLAAVRTIVSEELPLVPASAFTHLQLAPLVRSPPPCTLELKPLFSQPGASPNFMTRLTTQRVCLESVVSAGCALHAVIRVLNVAFEKLVVLRYSQDNWRSFCDLRAVYLPGSSDGISDRFGVDVYITPQGDAQLQMCVRYVVGDQEYWDNNEGANYCFEFRDSPKDEPEVTPLMNYL